From the genome of Oxyura jamaicensis isolate SHBP4307 breed ruddy duck chromosome 2, BPBGC_Ojam_1.0, whole genome shotgun sequence, one region includes:
- the ELOVL2 gene encoding elongation of very long chain fatty acids protein 2 isoform X1 codes for MEHLKAFDQEVNEFVDYMFGPRDSRVRGWLLLDSYLPTFFLTCAYLLCIWLGNKLMKNRPPFSLRAHLIVYNLGITLLSLYMLIELILATWEGGYNLQCQNLHSAGAADIRVAKVLWWYYFSKVIEFMDTIFFVLRKKSSQITFLHVYHHATMFNIWWCVLNWIPCGQSFFGPTLNSFIHVLMYSYYGLSVIPSMRKYLWWKKYLTQAQLIQFLLTIVHTLSAAVKPCGFPFGCLMFQSTYMATLVILFANFYIKTYRKAPSRTAVKETPGTTEIKNGFHKDYFAADNGFLNKKVQ; via the exons gagcaTCTGAAAGCTTTTGATCAGGAAGTAAATGAGTTTGTGGACTATATGTTTGGACCTCGAG attccAGGGTTAGAGGATGGCTACTTTTGGATTCTTACCTTCCTacatttttccttacttgtgcATACCTACTGTGCATATGGCTAGGCAACAAGTTAATGAAGAACAGGCCTCCGTTCTCCCTCAGGGCTCACCTCATTGTATATAACCTTGGGATTACACTGCTCTCCTTGTACATGCTCATAGAG CTCATCCTTGCCACATGGGAAGGAGGCTACAACTTACAGTGCCAGAACCTCCACAGTGCAGGGGCGGCCGACATCCGG GTAGCCAAGGTGCTGTGGTggtattatttttccaaagtaaTTGAATTCATGGACACTATCTTCTTTgtactgaggaagaaaagtagCCAGATCACCTTCCTCCATGTTTATCACCACGCCACCATGTTTAATATCTGGTGGTGTGTCCTGAACTGGATACCCTGTGGGCAAA GTTTCTTTGGACCCACTTTGAATAGCTTTATCCACGTGCTCATGTATTCTTATTATGGACTGTCAGTCATCCCTTCTATGCGCAAGTATCTGTGGTGGAAGAAATACCTCACTCAGGCACAATTG ATCCAGTTTCTGCTCACTATTGTGCACACACTCAGTGCGGCTGTGAAACCATGTGGATTTCCATTTGGCTGCCTCATGTTCCAGTCTACCTACATGGCCACACTGGTCATTCTCTTTGCAAACTTTTACATTAAG aCATACCGGAAAGCACCTTCAAGAACAGCTGTAAAGGAGACCCCTGgcacaacagaaataaagaatggTTTCCATAAGGACTACTTTGCTGCTGACAATGGATTCCTGAATAAGAAAGTACAATAA
- the ELOVL2 gene encoding elongation of very long chain fatty acids protein 2 isoform X2 — MFGPRDSRVRGWLLLDSYLPTFFLTCAYLLCIWLGNKLMKNRPPFSLRAHLIVYNLGITLLSLYMLIELILATWEGGYNLQCQNLHSAGAADIRVAKVLWWYYFSKVIEFMDTIFFVLRKKSSQITFLHVYHHATMFNIWWCVLNWIPCGQSFFGPTLNSFIHVLMYSYYGLSVIPSMRKYLWWKKYLTQAQLIQFLLTIVHTLSAAVKPCGFPFGCLMFQSTYMATLVILFANFYIKTYRKAPSRTAVKETPGTTEIKNGFHKDYFAADNGFLNKKVQ; from the exons ATGTTTGGACCTCGAG attccAGGGTTAGAGGATGGCTACTTTTGGATTCTTACCTTCCTacatttttccttacttgtgcATACCTACTGTGCATATGGCTAGGCAACAAGTTAATGAAGAACAGGCCTCCGTTCTCCCTCAGGGCTCACCTCATTGTATATAACCTTGGGATTACACTGCTCTCCTTGTACATGCTCATAGAG CTCATCCTTGCCACATGGGAAGGAGGCTACAACTTACAGTGCCAGAACCTCCACAGTGCAGGGGCGGCCGACATCCGG GTAGCCAAGGTGCTGTGGTggtattatttttccaaagtaaTTGAATTCATGGACACTATCTTCTTTgtactgaggaagaaaagtagCCAGATCACCTTCCTCCATGTTTATCACCACGCCACCATGTTTAATATCTGGTGGTGTGTCCTGAACTGGATACCCTGTGGGCAAA GTTTCTTTGGACCCACTTTGAATAGCTTTATCCACGTGCTCATGTATTCTTATTATGGACTGTCAGTCATCCCTTCTATGCGCAAGTATCTGTGGTGGAAGAAATACCTCACTCAGGCACAATTG ATCCAGTTTCTGCTCACTATTGTGCACACACTCAGTGCGGCTGTGAAACCATGTGGATTTCCATTTGGCTGCCTCATGTTCCAGTCTACCTACATGGCCACACTGGTCATTCTCTTTGCAAACTTTTACATTAAG aCATACCGGAAAGCACCTTCAAGAACAGCTGTAAAGGAGACCCCTGgcacaacagaaataaagaatggTTTCCATAAGGACTACTTTGCTGCTGACAATGGATTCCTGAATAAGAAAGTACAATAA